The following proteins are co-located in the Tetrapisispora phaffii CBS 4417 chromosome 4, complete genome genome:
- the DOT1 gene encoding histone methyltransferase DOT1 (similar to Saccharomyces cerevisiae DOT1 (YDR440W); ancestral locus Anc_5.556), whose product MNELTSDIDTDSIFSSVSKDMTPEEVVVDKTEERINKKGIKKLSSVQSLLNDAYKYSSHTEYTLPESFLRTRNKPKIIEDVEYEAPRPKKKIQIKTQRKKLKVEKPVKPKKIKKVKAKLEGKTIKSNGEVQISYRGRKKGSKNKKTITKLEKDNKLNENTLQNERIKETQINQQETNQKEPTDFIDLSLEPFPLKYDFFDIDYLKSNTELNELPNPSTSLTNKYYSPTASQMNSEGSQVYKIVKLRYPLFTNYSEEFHVDFLNKHFDTIYNPMVELGKLIEYFAKVYIPDAYYNEISREIIKPMNHAFDIKDVEKFTDAINKYNTFILTIPRDEIIKKLECTKELPKYFIQDLLHVVYTRSIHPKAKTLKKYAAFSSYVYGELLPSFLSEIYSNCSLSSDKIFMDLGSGVGNCVVQAALEYGCKLSFGCEIMENASDLTEAQYSELTKRCKLFGIKLSPIKYSLRKSFIDNDEVSKLIKECDVLLINNFLFDAKINNAVTKILQSCKPGCKLISLKSLRPVSYTIDFNDTENILNRMKITKHNLKENSVSWTHSGGEYYISEVMTELDESLFTLNAGHRKTHKVIKYTR is encoded by the coding sequence ATGAATGAATTGACTTCTGATATAGATACAGATTCTATATTTTCAAGTGTGTCCAAGGATATGACACCAGAAGAAGTTGTGGTTGATAAAACAGAGGAGagaattaataaaaaggGCATCAAGAAATTAAGCTCAGTCCAATCTTTGCTAAACGATGCGTACAAATACTCTTCTCATACTGAATATACTTTACCAGAGTCTTTCCTAAGAACAAGGAATAAGCCTAAAATTATAGAAGATGTAGAATATGAAGCTCCAAGaccaaagaaaaaaattcagATTAAAACCCAAaggaaaaaattgaaagtGGAGAAACCTGTAAAACctaaaaagataaaaaagGTCAAGGCCAAATTAGAAGgaaaaacaataaagaGTAATGGAGAAGTTCAGATATCATATAGAGGAAGAAAGAAGGGAAGCAAAAATAAGAAGACTATTACTAAGCTTGAAAAGGATAATAAACTCAATGAAAATACTTTACAAAATGAAAGAATAAAAGAAACTCAAATCAATCAACAAGAAACTAATCAAAAAGAACCAACAGATTTCATTGACTTATCTTTAGAACCGTTTCCTCTGAAGTATGATTTCTTTGATATCgattatttgaaaagtaATACAGAATTGAATGAGCTACCTAATCCATCAACATctttaacaaataaatattattctcCAACTGCATCTCAAATGAATTCTGAGGGTTCACAAGTTTACAAAATTGTTAAACTACGATACCCACTATTCACCAATTACTCTGAAGAATTTCACGttgattttttgaataaacaTTTTGATACCATTTACAATCCTATGGTGGAACTAGGTAAATtgattgaatattttgcCAAAGTTTACATCCCAGATGCATATTACAATGAAATATCGAGAGAAATCATTAAACCTATGAATCACGCATTCGATATAAAGGATGTTGAAAAGTTTACCGATGCTATCAATAAGTATAATACCTTTATCCTAACTATTCCTAGAGatgaaataattaaaaaactCGAATGTACAAAGGAACttccaaaatattttattcaagaTCTTCTACATGTTGTTTATACGAGAAGTATTCATCCTAAAGCTAAaactttaaagaaatatgcTGCATTTAGTAGCTATGTTTATGGTGAATTGCTTCCTAGTTTTCTATCAGAAATTTATTCCAACTGCTCTTTAAGTTctgataaaatatttatggATCTTGGATCTGGTGTAGGTAATTGTGTCGTTCAAGCAGCATTGGAATACGGTTGTAAATTGAGCTTTGGTTGTGAAATAATGGAAAATGCTAGTGACTTAACTGAAGCTCAGTATTCAGAATTGACGAAACGATGTAAACTTTTTGGTATCAAACTAAGTCCTATCAAATATTCTCTCAGAAAAAGTTTTATCGATAACGATGAAGTTTCAAAACTTATAAAGGAGTGTGACGTTctattgataaataattttttattcgATGCAAAGATTAATAATGCAGTTACAAAGATTCTTCAAAGTTGTAAACCCGGTTgtaaattaatttctttaaaaagtTTAAGACCTGTTTCGTAtacaattgattttaatgatacggaaaatatattgaatagAATGAAAATTACAAAGCATAACTTAAAGGAAAATAGTGTTTCATGGACACATAGTGGAGGTGAATATTACATATCAGAAGTAATGACAGAATTAGATGAATCTCTTTTTACTTTAAACGCTGGACACAGAAAAACTCATAAAGTTATCAAATATACTAGATAA
- the TPHA0D02560 gene encoding adenine phosphoribosyltransferase (similar to Saccharomyces cerevisiae APT2 (YDR441C) and APT1 (YML022W); ancestral locus Anc_5.557) — protein sequence MPLQAYANDLKATLRQYPNFPSEGILFEDFLPIFRDPVTFQKLVDAFKLHLQEAFPNTKVNYIVGLESRGFLFGPTLALALGVGFVPVRKAGKLPGECVQATYQKEYGSDVFEMQKDAIPQGSNVIIVDDIIATGGSAKAAGELIEKIGSKVLEYNFVMELDFLKGRDQLNAPVFTLLSGQEDKLQN from the coding sequence ATGCCATTACAAGCTTATGCTAACGATTTAAAGGCAACTTTAAGACAATACCCAAATTTCCCAAGTGAAGGTATCttatttgaagatttcTTACCTATCTTCAGAGACCCAGTCACTTTCCAAAAATTAGTAGATGCTTTTAAGTTACATTTACAAGAAGCCTTCCCAAACACTAAGGTTAACTACATCGTTGGTTTAGAATCCAGAGGTTTTTTATTTGGCCCAACTTTAGCCTTAGCCTTAGGTGTTGGTTTTGTTCCAGTTAGAAAGGCTGGTAAGTTACCAGGTGAGTGTGTTCAAGCTACCTATCAAAAGGAATATGGTTCTGATGTCTTCGAAATGCAAAAGGATGCTATTCCTCAAGGTAGTAATGTCATCATCGTCGATGATATTATTGCTACTGGTGGTTCCGCAAAGGCTGCCGGTGAATTAATCGAAAAGATTGGTTCAAAGGTTTTAGAATATAACTTTGTTATGGAATTAGATTTCTTAAAGGGTAGAGATCAATTGAATGCTCCAGTTTTCACTTTGCTAAGTGGCCAAGAAGATAAACTACAAAACTAA
- the SSN2 gene encoding Ssn2p (similar to Saccharomyces cerevisiae SSN2 (YDR443C); ancestral locus Anc_5.559) yields MSTEEVSYRLEDVLTNFYKIEKIEKINYAQYTCKNRDDQWALKTEMILRKNDPKCLIASLSRELWCFSMNDDPLPIIHSTASDTLNNTKQKNNSGNSNDTDNLTLDLTNTKVPSTTDDTIVHPDKSDVFDANYSKPNLPPSYAIFLKALRRMIYLNLTSKSNRNLLPIGNGCIISYFDYNKENKYMPKSLINIDDENLRSKTYLHNKSDRTVKTYILQIEPHLFENGDLTLSLSLKHSDLLPLNIGSIPPANDQNGFIHKSFVKENAIYILPSGTRAYLPSLQLKDCLTTQPENSEVLLKTLAISHGVDLLERKKEIEWIKIIPNLTNFNGQLPTIASFNKPSDDTRTISWPLDLIYIQPASNNKSASPLHETYSNSQSAKLEGNKTKSQQCNNTSSGSNNNSSNIFPSDLDDAFNIIDNYIQLRQSSAYRTPGIFGALSTNNPSSSGGAYTDQFQIFNRSTASNSNSVSIATANAHSTSEMNPRSAQPFSTTNSYSNIDMKFTPTLDQTLVNKTAPVTSQPGKIIRSLSENPIAAKSTSSIDMLTNEGTDNKIRDVIEQPPFSSKESSNFESVSIDSVEDKELFGEDYEDFENEENNNSFNETRTVSDKPNKTRNASDEITEDMFEMSDDEEGENTNSRNRMFTNSLESDNKRFFKENIEKIQRDPTKRSTLKRQYLDIPLEEITLSNSPLYMDPGAPLPVETPRERRKSVFAPLNFNPIIESNVDNKYKSGGKFSFEPSQSEEALNFDISKNSISESGDDSDGSDDLEDLEYKGEDKNEFNTIDLNFPITNGTMHDLQGQLSSGLVKNDQISSTFPNTNEDTKYAINSIWRSPPSDGLNVNSPVRMNEPQASYIYPESKMAIDIFPKFSLQQNRTKDRKPLDKNSNDEVFPESLKNTSPSRVINESKNSNYEFATSSIASLPFLFRHMPISSIPEEYTTSNPIVKLNSPKQDILNLIAEQIIFDWDKLDNLHYPDKSYIGVTSCSDGLIKSTVSDLFTSFERVNGNILIEKMYKTQSPSIYLKRRNEIIKIRADCQPFSKYLNLKPVNAIKNFKLLLLTTSNKLDCPAFVSSLCQTYISHEFGFCERLKLNNEDTEGMVYLDDYQDSRLLLLATQLVAYCLTTQNSSRAIPILLIFPLKSNSLSDLVLMTSKFQIIYDEVKAKIPNAELYFKTVLMDFIKDPLTLIDDYHDLSVSIYNNLPKKSVKFTSIVPKHPDKIKFRTSQSNNIPSAIHYDTYIHLAYSRSIDKEWIFAAFSDSFGKDTSTRVWYVGRSKTKFDQACTEIWANALKLASTKYGKICLILTRLNSILPDDELMNWRRLSGRNIHLAVVCVNDTSKISFVDEDQLYPTFKPSFKDDSFSTPINPHKLGDYELRDISQELYSIIFEYPFPLSNSQHRCAIKSGALVKFNQRRGSLLPKFEINLLNCPHSDSTQLLQTILSDFTNLAALNPWFGISKGEYSHIPWHVLAVKKMMKMMVHINVETE; encoded by the coding sequence ATGTCTACGGAAGAAGTGTCCTATAGACTTGAAGATGTACTGACAAATTTCtataaaatagaaaagatcgaaaaaataaattatgcTCAATATACTTGTAAAAATAGAGATGATCAATGGGCATTGAAAACAGAAATGATATTGAGGAAAAATGATCCAAAATGCTTAATTGCTTCATTATCTAGAGAATTATGGTGTTTCAGTATGAACGATGATCCCTTGCCAATAATTCATAGTACAGCTTCTGACACCTTAAATAATAccaaacaaaaaaataatagtggtaattcaaatgatacTGATAATTTAACACTTGATTTGACAAATACCAAAGTTCCATCAACTACTGATGATACCATAGTCCATCCGGATAAATCTGATGTGTTCGATGCCAATTATTCAAAACCAAATTTACCACCTTCATATGCTATTTTCCTAAAGGCACTTAGGAGGATGAtctatttgaatttaactTCAAAGTCCAACAGAAATTTACTACCTATAGGTAACGGCTGCATAATATCATATTTTGActataataaagaaaacaaatatatgcCCAAATCTTTAATCAACATTGACGATGAAAACTTACGTTCAAAAACATATTTACATAATAAATCGGATAGAACTGTCAAAACTTATATTCTACAAATCGAACCACATCTGTTTGAAAATGGTGACTTAACTTTATCTCTATCTTTGAAGCATTCTGATTTATTACCCCTGAATATTGGTTCAATTCCGCCTGCTAATGATCAAAATGGTTTTATACATAAATCATTTGTAAAAGAAAATGCCATATACATATTGCCATCAGGTACACGAGCATATCTCCCCTCATTGCAATTAAAAGATTGTTTAACAACACAGCCTGAAAATAGCGAGGTGTTATTGAAGACACTCGCTATATCTCATGGTGTAGACCTAttagaaagaaagaaagaaatcGAGTGGATTAAAATCATTCCAAATCTAACAAACTTTAATGGCCAACTTCCCACGATAGCATCCTTTAATAAACCGTCAGATGACACAAGAACAATATCATGGCCATTAGATTTGATTTACATACAACCTGCATCTAATAACAAATCTGCATCTCCACTTCATGAAACATACTCCAATTCCCAATCTGCAAAGCTAGAGGGAAACAAAACCAAATCCCAGCAATGTAATAATACTTCAAGTGGTTCCAATAATAACAGTAGTAATATATTCCCATCTGATTTAGATGATGCattcaatattatagaCAATTATATACAACTAAGACAATCGTCGGCATACAGGACACCGGGAATATTTGGGGCACTATCTACTAATAATCCTTCAAGTTCAGGAGGAGCCTATACagatcaatttcaaatttttaatagaAGTACTGCCTCAAATAGTAACTCTGTTTCTATAGCAACCGCGAATGCACATTCAACCTCTGAGATGAATCCAAGAAGTGCACAGCCATTTTCAACTACAAATAGCTATAGCAATATAGATATGAAATTTACTCCTACCCTGGATCAGACTTTGGTAAATAAAACCGCACCTGTTACTTCACAACCAGGAAAGATAATTAGAAGTCTAAGTGAAAACCCTATAGCTGCAAAATCAACATCTTCTATTGACATGTTGACTAATGAAGGGactgataataaaattcGTGATGTAATTGAGCAGCCGCCGTTCTCTTCTAAAGAATCGtcaaattttgaatcagTGTCTATTGATTCGGTAGAAGATAAAGAATTGTTTGGAGAAGATTACGAAGATTTTGagaatgaagaaaataataatagttttaATGAAACACGCACCGTTTCTGACAAACCCAATAAAACGAGAAATGCTTCTGATGAAATTACCGAAGATATGTTTGAAATGtcagatgatgaagagGGAGAAAATACCAATTCTAGGAACCGTATGTTTACCAATTCATTAGAATCAGACAATAAAAGGTTTTTTAAAGAGAATATCGAGAAAATACAAAGAGATCCAACAAAGCGGTCTACCTTAAAGAGACAGTATTTAGATATTCCGTTAGAAGAAATAACCTTGTCAAACAGTCCATTATATATGGATCCTGGTGCACCACTACCAGTCGAAACGCCAAGAGAAAGGAGAAAAAGTGTTTTTGCCCCACTTAATTTCAATCCAATTATTGAAAGTAACgttgataataaatacaaaagtGGAGGTAAGTTTTCTTTTGAGCCTTCTCAGAGTGAGGAagctttaaattttgatatttcaaaaaattcaatatcagAATCAGGGGATGATAGTGACGGTAGCGATGATCTGGAAGATCTTGAATATAAAGGAGAggataaaaatgaatttaatacaATAGACTTAAACTTCCCAATTACAAATGGAACTATGCATGATTTACAAGGTCAATTATCCTCAGGTTTAGTGAAGAATGATCAAATAAGCTCTACTTTCCCAAATACCAATGAAGACACAAAATATGCAATTAACTCTATATGGAGAAGCCCACCATCCGACGGTTTAAATGTCAATTCACCGGTCAGAATGAATGAACCCCAGGCATCATATATCTATCCCGAATCAAAGATGgctattgatatttttccaaaatttaGTTTACAACAAAATAGAACGAAAGATAGAAAACCATTGGATAAAAATAGCAATGATGAAGTATTCCCTgaatctttaaaaaatacttcACCAAGCAGAGTCATAAATGAATCTAAGAACTCAAATTATGAATTTGCCACTTCTTCAATTGCTAGTTTGCCGTTTTTGTTTAGACATATGCCTATTTCATCTATTCCGGAGGAATATACTACTTCCAACCCAATTGTAAAACTTAACAGTCCCAAGCAGGacattttgaatttaatagcCGAACAAATTATATTTGACTGGGATAAGTTAGATAATCTCCACTACCCTGATAAATCTTATATCGGTGTTACTTCATGTTCTGATGGCTTAATCAAATCAACAGTTAGTGACTTATTTACAAGTTTTGAGAGAGTAAAtggaaatattttgatagaAAAAATGTACAAAACTCAAAGCCCATCAATCTATCTAAAGAGGCGAAAcgaaattataaaaattagAGCTGACTGCCAACCATTCAGTAAATACCTAAATTTAAAACCTGTTAATGctataaaaaatttcaaattattacTGTTAACTACATCGAATAAATTGGATTGTCCGGCATTTGTTTCTTCATTGTGTCAGACTTATATAAGTCATGAATTTGGATTTTGTGaaagattaaaattaaataatgaagatacAGAAGGTATGGTATACCTAGATGATTATCAAGATAGTAGATTATTACTATTAGCAACTCAGCTCGTTGCTTATTGTCTAACAACTCAAAATTCATCAAGGGCTATTCcgatattattaatatttcctTTGAAGTCAAACAGTTTATCCGATTTAGTACTAATGACATCcaaatttcaaatcatATATGATGAAGTTAAAGCTAAAATTCCTAATGCTGAGCTATATTTTAAGACTGTTTTAATGGATTTCATTAAGGATCCTTTGACATTGATCGATGATTATCACGATTTATCtgtttcaatatataataatttaccAAAAAAGTCTGTGAAATTTACCAGCATAGTACCCAAACACCCTGATAAGATAAAGTTTCGCACATCccaatcaaataatatccCTTCTGCGATACACTATGATACATATATTCATTTGGCATATTCTAGAAGTATAGACAAAGAATGGATATTTGCAGCCTTTTCTGACAGTTTTGGTAAAGATACATCTACCAGGGTATGGTATGTTGGTCGCTCTAAGACGAAGTTTGATCAAGCTTGTACTGAAATTTGGGCAAATGCTTTAAAACTTGCATCTACCAAATATGGAAAAATATGTTTAATTCTAACAAGATTGAACAGTATTTTACCTGATGATGAATTGATGAATTGGAGAAGGTTATCAGGTAGGAATATTCATTTAGCTGTTGTCTGTGTAAACGATACTTCCAAGATATCATTCGTCGATGAGGATCAATTGTATCCAACTTTTAAACCATCTTTCAAGGATGATTCATTTTCTACACCAATAAATCCACATAAATTGGGAGACTATGAGTTAAGAGATATAAGTCAAGAGTTATACAGTATTATCTTTGAATACCCGTTCCCGCTATCAAACTCACAACACAGATGTGCTATTAAGAGTGGTGCACTAGTAAAATTCAACCAACGAAGGGGGTCCTTATTGCCCAAGTTCGAAatcaatttattgaattgCCCCCATTCTGATAGCACACAATTGTTACAAACCATATTATCAGACTTTACAAATCTTGCAGCATTAAATCCATGGTTTGGGATTTCTAAAGGAGAATATTCCCATATACCTTGGCATGTATTGGCAGTcaagaagatgatgaaaatgatggTCCATATAAATGTAGAAACTGAATAA
- the TPHA0D02580 gene encoding putative hydrolase (similar to Saccharomyces cerevisiae YDR444W; ancestral locus Anc_5.560), protein MSNIEVENEQSSSVVAVKSSLVLDSSKSTNASISKKDVITEKIMIYNVSNVFSIGDVMRFRIDINKKKLFSYFGINDEHTYLEVIVKNKENPMLRPLYIAGPYAVYTDIRPHNYNENIKFNTYTGQNNVVEDIQYTGDLKPDETFKGILLMNPNSKVDEDENYGWTVDILSQIAVTTLLKLDISMKIRIITEKLRRETTMSFNTNANLERNQNNSTSSISKMYYKMKDRVNSSLKTDNIIDPHKENETGFRVISWDTDELWNLMPKYEKKPVHLVLLTHGIFSNIGCDMLYIKDKIEEMTYNMDEEFNPNVVIRGCMENMGKSSHGVYKLGVTIGEYIVKEVKKLNDLGYNINKISFIGHSLGGLTQSMAIHYISVIYPDFFDPVKGIKPVNFITMASPMIGMPADFPKYVTLALDFGALGITGRDLTLKNTPWTSKTGIGLTYSTTTNSSKKKLKSILEILPQPPARSIFERFINRTLYANIVHDGIVPLKTAALLYLDWQGLNRVKLLKDSLDNTTHHDIAKISQDTTQDDKNNNAENNISETKSNMAEIPDQAHDKKAALQWLAPLGLTNSSKYRSYERTQTIVKGEKKDGLIELEFKPPPTASPALAALSVLTSAEPSQEYIRDPSKRTDAIIHDKIYSPDELPPRHYQGRSIIKKIIHPNERINRAQERIARSWQETMIWRKVLVNLKPDSHNNIVVRRRFLNLFGNVAVMHMVNEHFGVEACKTYAKIE, encoded by the coding sequence ATGAGTAACATCGAAgttgaaaatgaacaaaGTAGTTCGGTAGTTGCTGTTAAATCATCACTAGTGTTAGATAGCTCTAAATCAACTAATGCTTCTATATCTAAGAAAGACGTTATTACAGAGAAAATTATGATTTATAATGTTTCGAATGTATTTAGTATTGGTGATGTGATGAGATTTAGAATCGATATTAATAAGAAGAAActattttcatattttggtATTAATGATGAACATACATATTTAGAGGTTAtagttaaaaataaagagaaCCCGATGCTAAGACCATTATATATAGCGGGTCCTTATGCTGTCTATACGGATATTAGACCACACaattataatgaaaatattaaatttaatacatATACTGGTCAGAATAACGTTGTTGAAGATATACAATATACTGGTGATTTAAAACCAGATGAAACTTTTAAAGGAATACTATTGATGAATCCCAATTCTAAAGTTGATGAAGACGAGAATTATGGTTGGACAGTAGATATCTTATCACAAATTGCCGTGACAACATTGTTAAAACTTGATATCTCAATGAAGATTAGAATTATTACCGAAAAACTAAGGAGAGAAACAACCATGTCTTTTAATACCAATGCAAACTTGgaaagaaatcaaaataatagtaCAAGTagtatttcaaaaatgtattataaaatgaaagATAGAGTTAATTCTAGCTTAAAAACTGACAATATAATTGATCCACATAAAGAGAATGAAACTGGGTTTCGTGTAATAAGTTGGGACACTGATGAATTATGGAATCTAATGccaaaatatgaaaagaAACCAGTACATCTTGTACTGTTAACTCATGGTATTTTCTCAAATATAGGTTGTGATATGTTGTATATTAAGGATAAAATAGAAGAAATGACTTACAATATGGACGAAGAATTTAATCCCAATGTTGTAATAAGAGGTTGTATGGAAAATATGGGGAAATCGTCACACGGTGTGTATAAACTTGGCGTCACAATCGGTGAATACATTGTAAAAgaagttaaaaaattaaatgatctgggttataatataaataaaatctcGTTCATAGGTCACTCTCTTGGAGGTCTAACACAATCTATGgcaattcattatatttctgTAATCTATCCAGATTTTTTTGATCCAGTTAAGGGCATTAAACCTGTAAATTTTATTACTATGGCAAGTCCAATGATTGGAATGCCGGCAgattttccaaaatatgTCACCCTTGCTCTAGATTTTGGTGCATTAGGAATAACAGGTAGAGATTtgacattaaaaaatacacCATGGACTTCCAAAACCGGCATTGGATTAACTTACAGTACAACTACTAATAGTAGTAAAAAAAAACTGAAATccattttggaaattttaCCACAACCTCCAGCGAGAAGTATCTTTGAAAGGTTTATTAATAGAACGTTATATGCCAATATTGTTCACGATGGTATTGTACCTTTGAAAACGGCAgcattattatatcttgATTGGCAAGGTTTAAATAGAgtcaaattattaaaagataGTTTAGATAACACAACACATCATGATATCGCAAAGATATCTCAAGATACTACACAAGACgataagaataataatgcagaaaataatatatctgaAACAAAGTCAAATATGGCTGAAATTCCTGATCAAGCACATGATAAAAAGGCAGCTCTTCAATGGCTAGCACCATTAGGGTTGACTAATAGTTCTAAATATAGGTCTTATGAAAGAACTCAAACTATTGTCAAAGGTGAGAAAAAAGATGGTTTAATTGAACTAGAATTTAAACCTCCACCTACAGCTTCCCCGGCGCTGGCTGCTTTATCTGTTTTAACCTCTGCAGAGCCATCACAGGAATACATAAGGGACCCTTCTAAAAGAACAGATGCAATTATTCACGATAAGATTTATAGTCCCGATGAGTTGCCACCACGTCACTACCAGGGTAGATCGATTATAAAAAAGATCATACACCCTAATGAAAGAATAAATAGAGCGCAAGAAAGAATTGCTAGATCATGGCAAGAAACAATGATATGGAGAAAAGTTTTAGTAAATCTAAAACCAGATTCacataataatatagtTGTTCGTAGAAGGTTTCTCAATTTATTTGGTAATGTTGCTGTTATGCATATGGTCAATGAACATTTCGGTGTTGAAGCCTGTAAAACTTATGCAAAAATAGaataa
- the ECM11 gene encoding Ecm11p (similar to Saccharomyces cerevisiae ECM11 (YDR446W); ancestral locus Anc_5.561) has product MALIKRESDTYLNNIVVKQEKSSGNHYNNEEQQKKFDVTSAKESRPALDEVSTNKKSIKARDTNSDQKQKYLNYLLKTDTYTRTPANQKIVSAHPPPSRHQENRSFNEGQNLDTSKEISKNKRCNSMSNDGKTKEDFETISKQRKKNSVNSIKDINDFSSQCLQKEGLYESKNLQDKNDTTQIINKNPKEIKCVSPGPYKPSTSFLYEIANSEQLEYTELKDIFQNINETEDKDYVFDVSNMTLDTWVEEGQKNISEYRELISQLVKKRIEFSIRFQLITDIINQRANALNEKGLLLDDKLKKIKEIGDEILNII; this is encoded by the coding sequence ATGGCATTAATTAAAAGGGAAAGTGATACTTATTTGAACAACATAGTGGTTAAACAAGAGAAAAGCTCCGGTAATCATTATAATAACGAAGAAcagcaaaaaaaattcGATGTCACATCTGCTAAAGAGAGTCGCCCAGCTTTGGATGAAGTTTCAACGAACAAGAAGTCGATTAAAGCAAGAGACACCAACAGTgatcaaaaacaaaaatatttgaattaccTATTAAAAACAGACACATACACCAGAACACCAgcaaatcaaaaaattgtttcTGCTCACCCCCCTCCTAGTAGACACCAAGAAAATAGATCGTTCAACGAAGGACAGAATTTAGATACTTCAAAGGAAATCAGCAAAAACAAGAGATGTAACTCTATGTCAAATGATGGTAAAACCAAAGAAGATTTCGAAACGATCAGTAAGCAACGGAAAAAAAACAGCGTTAACTCAATTAAGGATATCAATGATTTTTCTTCCCAGTGTCTACAAAAGGAAGGTTTATatgaatcaaaaaatttacaagataaaaatgatacaacacaaataattaataagaACCCAAAAGAAATCAAGTGTGTTTCACCAGGACCATATAAACCATCAACTTCATTCCTTTATGAAATTGCTAATTCAGAACAATTGGAATACACAGAActaaaagatatatttcaaaatattaacgAAACAGAAGACAAAGATTATGTATTCGATGTATCTAATATGACCCTTGATACTTGGGTTGAAGAAGGtcagaaaaatattagtgAATATCGTGAATTAATTAGTCAACTTgtaaagaaaagaattgaatttaGCATTCGGTTTCAATTAATTACAGATATAATCAACCAACGTGCAAATGCTTTAAATGAAAAGGggttattattagatgataaactcaaaaaaataaaagaaataggTGATGAAATCctaaatattatataa
- the TPHA0D02600 gene encoding 40S ribosomal protein eS17 (similar to Saccharomyces cerevisiae RPS17B (YDR447C) and RPS17A (YML024W); ancestral locus Anc_5.562): protein MGRVRTKTVKRASKALIEKYYPKLTLDFQINKRLCDEIATIQSKRLRNKIAGYTTHLMKRIQKGPVRGISFKLQEEERERKDQYVPEVSALDLSHSKGVLNVDNQTADLVKSLGLKLPLSVVSVSANNTRRFRRRA, encoded by the exons atg GGTAGAGTTAGAACTAAGACCGTCAAAAGAGCTTCCAAGGctttaattgaaaagtaCTATCCAAAGTTGACTTTGGATTTCCAAATCAACAAGAGATTATGTGATGAAATTGCTACCATCCAATCTAAAAGATTAAGAAATAAGATTGCTGGTTACACTACTCACTTAATGAAGAGAATTCAAAAGGGTCCAGTCAGAGGTATTTCTTTCAAGttacaagaagaagaaagagaaagaaaggATCAATATGTTCCAGAAGTCTCAGCTTTAGACTTATCTCACTCTAAGGGTGTCTTGAACGTCGACAACCAAACCGCTGATTTAGTTAAATCTTTAGGTTTAAAATTACCATTATCTGTCGTTTCTGTCTCTGCTAACAACACCAGACGTTTCAGAAGAAGAGCTTAA